From the genome of Sphingobacterium kitahiroshimense, one region includes:
- a CDS encoding SusC/RagA family TonB-linked outer membrane protein: protein MKNRRIKFYRYPVSKATSLLLIAGLGMTTAEANNNFFSKQETLAIKQQGIIVSGRVVDTKTNVPIVGVTVLVEGKALGTTDAQGKFEIKALPNQQVTFKSVGYQPVKRTFTSNAQQVVIALESSDVAISEVVVTALGIKREAKSLGYAVSTISSKQMTDAASSNWVDAMKGKVAGLNITQASSGPLNTARITLRGDQSLDPTKNEALIVVDGVPMVNGRFSSGVTDAYGAGSSGADKDVPVDFGNGLGDINPDDIESISVLKGAAATALYGSRAGNGALIITTKSGKRNGKGMGVTVNSNTSFQDILKMPDLQYEYGQGNLNRNAAGELYYSYGLSEDGASTGGTSSAWGPKFDGQLFYQYDPAVEGQGATRTPWGPYKDGVKGFFKTGATYMNSVALDGGNDKYSARGSITHTKNNWIMPNTGFERLVASFNTSAQISDKLKLNLKANYTNKTSDNLPATGYNNQSISYFMIFQNPSIDLDWYRPMWQKGQENIKQIHPFSSYIENPFVIANEMTNSLNSNGFDGMVQGVYTFNPKWELMVRSGMNMNSNLREQRRPWDTANFPKGYYKQQDIFYLESNTDALLTYNDQLTPDFKIRATMGGNLMKRNIKEAAGIARGLNIPGIYKLSNALTNGLADGNNLTRREIQSMFGLVNLSWQDKIYVDVTARNDWSSTLPAENRSYFYPSVSSSFVLSDLMTLPKAISFAKLRLSWAQVGNDADPYQTSKYYSSSIFPGSAEAPSKLHNAELKPEISTSTEAGLNVAFLNNRLTADINFYYNRSKNQILTVPLDLTTGYSSAIINGGLIRNQGLEISLTGTPVKNQNFQWNTTLTWSKNDNKILELSEGVDTPQQIIASSGSGAAQIIATVGGSTGDLWGYGLVRNDAGQVLIDGKSGLPVRPSDKVKIGNAYADWRGGFSNEFRYKNISLSALIDGQYGGIVYSQTHHKMSEQGKLTNTLKGRETGMIAGEGVIANADGTFSPNTKEVPINTWYGDYYRRANVETNSFNASYLKLREVRFEVALPKNLISRWKVNSASIAFFGRDLFMISNFPMFDPETAALNGATIMPGVEMGQMPSTKTYGVNLRVSF, encoded by the coding sequence ATGAAAAATAGAAGAATTAAATTTTATCGGTATCCTGTATCTAAAGCTACCTCTTTGCTATTGATCGCAGGATTAGGAATGACGACTGCTGAAGCGAACAACAATTTTTTTTCTAAGCAGGAAACCTTAGCGATCAAACAACAAGGTATAATCGTTTCAGGACGTGTTGTCGATACAAAAACAAATGTTCCTATTGTGGGAGTTACGGTTTTGGTGGAAGGTAAAGCTCTAGGAACAACAGATGCACAAGGTAAATTTGAAATTAAGGCCCTACCGAATCAACAGGTAACTTTTAAAAGTGTGGGATACCAGCCGGTAAAGCGCACTTTTACGTCCAATGCACAGCAAGTTGTCATTGCTTTAGAATCTTCAGACGTTGCAATTTCTGAAGTTGTCGTGACGGCTCTGGGAATTAAAAGAGAAGCAAAATCACTAGGTTATGCAGTTAGTACCATCAGCAGTAAGCAGATGACCGATGCGGCATCCAGCAATTGGGTGGATGCGATGAAAGGCAAAGTTGCGGGTCTTAATATTACACAAGCGAGTTCAGGTCCTTTGAATACAGCTAGAATTACACTTCGCGGTGATCAATCCTTAGATCCGACGAAAAATGAGGCCTTGATTGTTGTTGATGGTGTGCCTATGGTAAATGGTCGCTTTAGTTCTGGCGTAACGGATGCTTACGGAGCTGGATCGAGTGGTGCAGATAAGGATGTACCGGTCGATTTTGGGAATGGGCTTGGTGATATCAACCCGGATGATATTGAGTCGATCTCCGTGCTAAAGGGTGCAGCTGCGACTGCATTATATGGAAGCAGAGCAGGTAATGGTGCATTGATCATTACGACAAAATCGGGCAAGCGCAATGGGAAGGGGATGGGCGTTACGGTCAACTCCAATACGAGTTTTCAAGATATCTTAAAGATGCCCGACTTGCAGTATGAATATGGTCAGGGAAACTTGAATCGGAATGCAGCGGGTGAATTGTATTACTCTTATGGTCTTAGCGAAGATGGTGCGAGTACGGGGGGGACTTCCAGTGCCTGGGGACCGAAATTTGATGGACAGCTGTTTTACCAATATGATCCGGCTGTTGAAGGTCAGGGTGCTACACGTACTCCTTGGGGACCTTATAAAGATGGTGTAAAAGGTTTTTTTAAAACCGGTGCGACTTATATGAACAGTGTGGCATTGGATGGCGGAAATGATAAATATTCGGCCCGCGGTTCCATCACACATACCAAAAATAATTGGATCATGCCGAACACAGGCTTTGAACGTCTGGTAGCATCGTTCAATACAAGTGCTCAAATTAGTGATAAATTGAAATTAAATTTAAAAGCTAATTACACGAATAAGACGAGTGATAATCTGCCTGCAACGGGGTATAATAATCAGTCGATTTCCTACTTTATGATCTTTCAAAATCCAAGTATTGATTTGGATTGGTACCGCCCGATGTGGCAAAAAGGTCAGGAGAATATTAAACAGATCCATCCTTTCAGTTCCTATATTGAAAATCCATTTGTTATCGCCAATGAAATGACCAATAGCCTAAATAGCAATGGTTTTGATGGAATGGTACAAGGTGTATATACGTTCAATCCGAAATGGGAATTGATGGTACGTTCTGGTATGAATATGAACTCTAACCTGCGCGAGCAACGCCGTCCTTGGGATACAGCAAATTTCCCTAAGGGCTACTATAAACAGCAGGATATCTTCTATTTAGAGTCGAATACTGACGCCTTATTGACGTATAACGATCAACTTACACCAGACTTTAAGATCCGTGCTACAATGGGTGGTAACTTGATGAAGCGGAATATCAAAGAAGCTGCAGGGATAGCTCGGGGTCTAAATATACCAGGAATATATAAATTGAGTAATGCCCTGACCAATGGTTTGGCCGATGGAAACAATTTAACACGCAGAGAGATTCAAAGTATGTTTGGTTTGGTGAATTTATCATGGCAGGATAAAATTTATGTGGATGTTACCGCTCGCAATGACTGGTCTTCAACATTACCTGCGGAAAACCGCTCTTACTTCTATCCTTCGGTTAGCAGTAGTTTTGTCTTAAGTGATCTGATGACTTTACCAAAGGCGATTTCTTTTGCCAAATTGCGTCTATCTTGGGCACAGGTTGGTAATGATGCAGATCCTTATCAAACGAGTAAATATTACTCAAGTTCTATTTTCCCAGGGTCAGCAGAAGCTCCTTCAAAATTACATAATGCGGAACTGAAGCCCGAAATTTCGACTTCTACGGAGGCTGGATTGAATGTTGCATTCCTGAACAATAGATTGACGGCTGATATCAATTTTTATTACAACCGCTCTAAGAACCAGATCTTAACGGTGCCTTTAGATCTGACAACGGGATACAGTTCTGCCATCATTAATGGTGGTTTAATCCGAAATCAAGGTCTTGAAATCAGTTTAACGGGTACACCGGTTAAAAATCAAAACTTCCAATGGAATACGACCTTGACCTGGTCTAAGAATGATAACAAAATCTTAGAATTAAGTGAGGGAGTAGATACACCGCAGCAGATTATTGCTTCTAGTGGGTCTGGCGCTGCACAGATTATTGCAACGGTTGGTGGATCTACGGGTGATCTGTGGGGATATGGCCTGGTAAGAAATGATGCTGGACAGGTTCTGATTGATGGAAAATCAGGACTTCCTGTTCGACCATCGGATAAGGTGAAGATAGGAAATGCCTATGCCGATTGGAGGGGTGGATTCAGCAATGAATTCCGATATAAAAACATCAGCCTAAGTGCTTTGATTGATGGACAATATGGGGGTATAGTATATTCCCAAACGCACCATAAAATGTCTGAACAGGGTAAACTGACCAACACGTTGAAGGGACGAGAGACAGGAATGATCGCTGGTGAAGGTGTGATTGCCAATGCTGACGGAACTTTCAGCCCAAATACAAAAGAAGTGCCTATCAATACCTGGTATGGTGATTATTACCGTCGTGCGAATGTCGAGACGAATAGTTTTAATGCTTCTTATTTAAAACTTCGTGAAGTACGTTTTGAAGTCGCTTTACCTAAAAATTTAATATCCCGCTGGAAAGTGAATAGTGCTTCTATCGCCTTTTTCGGGAGAGATTTATTTATGATCAGCAATTTCCCGATGTTCGATCCGGAGACTGCCGCATTAAACGGTGCTACGATTATGCCGGGAGTGGAAATGGGACAAATGCCGAGCACAAAAACATATGGTGTTAATTTGAGAGTGAGCTTTTAA
- a CDS encoding SusD/RagB family nutrient-binding outer membrane lipoprotein: MNKKYIGIAFLAGLTSLVSCTKNFDELNTDPNKIEQVTPGSLITPTVYGMSTYFTVRSNDFTWEIMQTGLANPSAANGIHRYYFTEQSGDGTWNTSYAYLRNIREMEAAALKSNNEAYQAVAKTLKAYIVGILTDSFGDVPLSEGLQAESGVTKPKFDTQEQIYADMVKGLEEANKLYQGESVMNGEDILYKNDKKLWRKFNNSLLLRYYLRQSKRMDAYSKIKTILDNPTDYPIFQSNAEAAVVQVTGLAPYDYAWGRRQDYVNFTAMAEFFVDNLNALNDPRRPFIMKEATRLVDGKVESIGYRGIPAGHSGDLSAYNFNPSTPNGDLVYPEAVGTPVKELIMPYAEVEFIKAETYLALGLTNEAKTAYEKGVKASIEQYGGVMPATYFENESAKFDGTQERIMMQKYLSLFMVDYQQWFEYRRTGFPKLPKTPYMFHDGVMPSRFMYKNEVRRFNPDHYAKAVAQMGGDTYHTKVWWEK, from the coding sequence ATGAATAAAAAATATATCGGTATCGCATTTTTAGCTGGACTTACTAGTCTTGTAAGCTGTACCAAAAATTTTGATGAATTAAATACAGATCCCAATAAAATTGAACAGGTGACACCCGGTTCTTTAATTACACCCACAGTATATGGGATGAGTACCTATTTTACAGTACGAAGTAATGACTTTACCTGGGAAATTATGCAAACAGGTTTGGCCAATCCCAGCGCTGCGAATGGCATCCACCGCTACTATTTTACAGAACAGTCGGGCGATGGCACTTGGAATACAAGCTATGCTTATCTGCGTAATATCCGCGAAATGGAAGCGGCTGCGTTGAAAAGTAATAATGAAGCTTATCAGGCTGTTGCTAAGACTTTGAAAGCCTATATCGTAGGTATTTTAACCGATAGCTTTGGAGACGTTCCTTTGTCTGAAGGTCTGCAGGCTGAAAGTGGCGTAACGAAACCTAAGTTTGATACGCAGGAACAGATTTATGCGGATATGGTAAAGGGATTGGAAGAGGCGAACAAGCTTTATCAGGGTGAATCTGTCATGAATGGGGAAGATATCCTGTATAAGAATGATAAAAAGCTATGGCGTAAATTTAATAATTCGTTACTACTACGCTATTATTTACGTCAGTCGAAACGTATGGATGCTTATTCAAAAATAAAGACAATTTTAGATAACCCGACGGATTATCCGATTTTTCAATCGAATGCAGAAGCAGCGGTGGTACAGGTGACGGGCTTAGCACCTTATGATTATGCTTGGGGAAGAAGACAGGATTACGTGAATTTTACGGCAATGGCTGAATTTTTTGTAGACAATCTGAATGCTTTGAATGATCCTCGCCGTCCCTTTATCATGAAAGAAGCGACACGTTTAGTAGATGGTAAAGTGGAGAGCATAGGCTATCGTGGAATCCCGGCAGGGCATTCCGGCGATCTTTCTGCCTATAACTTCAATCCGAGCACACCGAATGGAGATTTAGTATATCCAGAAGCGGTGGGTACTCCTGTTAAAGAACTGATCATGCCTTATGCTGAGGTTGAATTTATCAAAGCAGAAACTTACTTAGCATTAGGATTGACAAATGAAGCTAAAACGGCGTACGAGAAAGGTGTAAAAGCTTCGATAGAACAATATGGTGGTGTTATGCCGGCAACTTATTTTGAGAATGAATCCGCAAAATTTGATGGTACTCAGGAACGCATTATGATGCAGAAATACCTGAGTTTATTTATGGTGGATTATCAGCAATGGTTTGAATATCGTCGCACGGGTTTTCCAAAACTGCCTAAAACACCTTATATGTTTCATGATGGGGTAATGCCATCGCGTTTTATGTATAAAAATGAGGTCAGAAGGTTTAACCCAGATCATTATGCAAAGGCTGTTGCGCAAATGGGGGGAGATACTTACCACACGAAAGTATGGTGGGAAAAATAG